Below is a genomic region from Nitrospira lenta.
AGGCTAACAGCTGATCGTAATGGTCACTCGCGTAGGTTTTCACCAGCGGTTTCTGGGCGATCAGCTTTTGCTTGGCCGCTTCGATCATCGTGGGATCGGTCGTATTCATCGATTGCCCCATCGAACGCAGGACTGCGCCAAAGACCTCCCGCTGATCATTCAACATGCTGATTCTGCCGCGATAGCGGTTCTCCCACAGAATGTCCCAACTGTCCGGGGTCGGCGTCACTACTGCCGAATCGTAGCCGATTCCCACCGTACCCCAGAGATACGGCACGGCATACCGATGCGTCGGGTCGAATGCAGGATGCTGGAGATGAGGCTCAAGCGCCTTCAGATTCGGCAATGCGGCAGGATCCAACTCGGCCAGCATCCCTTGTGCGGCCATGATCGATACCATGAAATCAGAGGGCACCGTGACGTCGTATCCGGAAGCCCCGCCTTGCAGCTTGGCCAGTAACTCTTCATTGCTGCTGAACGTATCGACGACGACACGTGCGCCGTGTGCCTGTTCAAACTCATGGATCAATTCAGGGCTGACATAGTCCGACCAGGTAAAATAGTGGAGTGTCGCCATGGCACCGGTGCCGCCCGGCTGATGGCTCTCTCGCCCCCGGTCGCACCCGCTCCATACAAGAAGGGAGAGCGTGACGAACCCCAGAAATCTGACGAGACCTCGTGCAATACGCATGAGCCGCCTCACCGCCGCTGATACAGAAGAGACAACCCGACCAGTCCCATGGAAGCCAGGACCAGTACGGAAGACAGGGCATTGATCTCCGGGGAAAGGCCGGACTTGATCATGGAATACACCTTGAGCGGCAAGGTGGTGGCGCCGGGACCGGCGACGAAGAATGTCACGATGAAGTCATCGAGCGAAATCGTGAAGGCCAGAAGCGCGGCCCCCAGCACCGCCGGACGAACCAGCGGCCAGGTCACTCGGTAAAACGTCTGCCACGCCGACGCCCCGAGATCGCTCGCCGCCTCCTCCAATCGCGGATCCAGCTTCTGTAGCCTGGCTCGCACCATCACAATGACAACCGGCAAGTTGAACGCGGCATGCCCGACGACGACCGTGACCAGACTCAGCGGCCATTGAATCATGACGAAGAACAGCAACAGCGCCACACCCATCATCACTTCAGGCAATACCAGCGGCAGCAAGAAGATCATATCCAACGTCTGCCTGCCACGCCCTCTCAGACGCTCCAGTCCCATCGCGGCCGGTACACCAAGCAGCACAACAAGACTCGTAGACAGCGCCGCCACCCACAGTGAATTCGCCGCGGCGGCCAACAACGCCTCGTCATGCCATAGCACCTCGTACCAGTGCCAGGAAAAGCCCTGCCACGTTGCCGACAGGCGTGACGCATTGAAGGAAAACACCACCAGCACGATGATCGGCAGATACAGGAATGCCATGCCGAGCCCGCTGATGCCCCGCAGCCAGATGCCCTGTCCTCTCATAGCCCGCCTCGCTCGCGGGTCTGCGGCGATTGTGCGCGGAAGTACCACAGCAGGCTGCTCATCACGATGATCATGAGCACGATGGACAACGCTGAGCCCAGCGGCCAGTCTCGCGCGACCAGATACTCATGCTGAATCAGATTCCCAATCATCATGCTGCGCGCGCCGCCGAGCAGATCCGGAGTCAGATACGCGCCCAGCGAGGGGATAAACACCAGCACGCAGCCGGCAATGATGC
It encodes:
- a CDS encoding polyamine ABC transporter substrate-binding protein → MRIARGLVRFLGFVTLSLLVWSGCDRGRESHQPGGTGAMATLHYFTWSDYVSPELIHEFEQAHGARVVVDTFSSNEELLAKLQGGASGYDVTVPSDFMVSIMAAQGMLAELDPAALPNLKALEPHLQHPAFDPTHRYAVPYLWGTVGIGYDSAVVTPTPDSWDILWENRYRGRISMLNDQREVFGAVLRSMGQSMNTTDPTMIEAAKQKLIAQKPLVKTYASDHYDQLLASGDVVLAQGWGGPVARAMRDRPSIRYVVPKEGGTIWADCLVVLRSSPNKALAMQFINFLIDARVAARTSERLLFAASNREARAWINKDILDNPAVYPPAELISRMEWMGDVGKAMRIYDRAWTELKIQ
- a CDS encoding ABC transporter permease — protein: MRGQGIWLRGISGLGMAFLYLPIIVLVVFSFNASRLSATWQGFSWHWYEVLWHDEALLAAAANSLWVAALSTSLVVLLGVPAAMGLERLRGRGRQTLDMIFLLPLVLPEVMMGVALLLFFVMIQWPLSLVTVVVGHAAFNLPVVIVMVRARLQKLDPRLEEAASDLGASAWQTFYRVTWPLVRPAVLGAALLAFTISLDDFIVTFFVAGPGATTLPLKVYSMIKSGLSPEINALSSVLVLASMGLVGLSLLYQRR